atcagtacagtgagtgggggtgtggccccatatatacaggatgtgcaggtacaatgtgtggatagaggtgcggtctgcactgtataaaaattaatgaagtgattccgtatgaccaggtgaaaaacataaaacaaccaaaccgacaataatactagactatagaatgaactaattaagaataagcttagcctgcgtaagcaagttggaggaagaagctgagcagaacagaaaccgatccaaacagtggcatacattaatttagtgtaataattatacagaataacttctcctgcattggtccatcagagcagtggagccatcatcagatcattgccatacattcattgccaccatgggagtcctctctgtacaaacttacaacacacttcacacttcatgtaatataaatggaagacactcccacgcaccatgcaaagctattggtttccctggcattgaaacgtgaacaactatacaacatttctcaaGGGCTCAAATAACaaaatttcccgctacacGGTTAATGCTGGTACACAATCAATTTCTTAAGgcagagtagaagaaatgttttaactGGCTATAGTGAttgaaggcaattgcatctgacccaaaacagagaagatcatctaagtaccgtacaataattattagactataccttgtgtggccgactccctctgtttagagtagccttccctgtcagaaaatcacatacactgcctgcagattgagtgatgaagaaaggggagctcaagatgctactctacagtccattactgataatgctacaaaatgtacaagcaacagaatatttatacgtgatacagtaactggccctTTGCCTCTCATGCAGAGGTGTCCAGTCCATCCCCGGCCTACTCAGAGCCAATAGCCAATAACAGATCATCTCCTCCTCAGAAAGCCGGCCTGGAACACATTCAGTACCCAATGAATCATTACAATATGAAATACAGCAGataattgcataattatagtgatgtaacTAATGGCTTGGAGATCTATATAATCCTGTGCTCATTAAAGGGGCTGAATACCAGAAGATAGTACACTACAtcacttacataattattatactgacccTTTCCTGTCGTATCTTGTAGTGctcttatatatacgtacgtcagcagccattcagtgaTAAAAATTAAGAGTGGGGCGTCCCCCATAAAAGATGaaatgacaataaaattatgagaGTGATTGAATGCTGAATCCTGTGCTGTGCAGCGTTGAGTAGTTATCTGTGAGTAAGACATGAGAGAACAATATAAGGACAGTATACACAGAGCTACTTTAACACAAGGCTGTCACTATTAATATCCAACTACCaccttgctagctatagcgcTCACCAAAAGGTGACCGACGTACAAGGAGACAGCCGGCAGGGTACACCTTGTCTTGCTCTCTCTTTgtctcgtggctgcaaatAACATGTGCTCATCATGACATGCGCACTGAAGGCCTTGTGAAGAACataccagccccacccactaatTCTGCAAGAACataccagccccacccactattTCTGCAAGCTAACAGGTGTATTTTgttgacaataataattaattattatcattatgaGGAGACAATTGCAACAGGATAGAGATACTACGACTGCCTATTGACTGGTTTACTGCCTCTGCGACCTTGTGCACACTGTGGACAGAACCACTTGCCCTTGGGTTTGGACGTGAGATTCACACACTGGAAGTGGAACCATTCAATGGAACACTGCAAGAACAACATACAATGATAACAACACACCAAGAGTACAACTCTTACATCATCATTGTCACAACCGATCATCTCTCCAAAGGAAACTTGCTGACATAGACAGTAGGTTGGTTCATTGGGGTCTAAAGGTTGTGAAGAGAGGTCAGGCATAGGTACAGCAGGTACCGGTGGAGAAGACTCATCAACACTAGCCACCAGCCCTCCAGGAGTAGGAGCAGGAACAGTACtagtcctgtgtggggaggaagctaacacacacacacacacacacacactcacttctTCCTGATGGTCTTGATCTTCTTCTTGGCAGATCGTGCATTGTTGGGAGTGTCCTCATCATTGCACAGATCAACAGGACGCACTCTCTTAGTACCTGTATACCAAAGAGTGGTTACTATGGACACAAGAATGGTTGCGCTAGGTACCTGAGGAACGCTTTGCAGAGCTGATGATTCCACTCAATTTTTTGCCAGACGTCAACACTTTTTGAGCATGATAAAATTCGTCTATTGTTGAGGAGCTATCGACAGCTTTCTGTTTCTGGAGCAGCTGTTGTTCATAATCGTCCACCTACACAGACAACATGTGTATGGGTGGGTGGATGGTATGAGTGTGCTCACTGTCTCCAGCAATCGGGAAGAAACTTGAAGCTTTCGATTCCCCAAATCTCTAATGAGCAAAAGCTTGCTCTGTAGTCTTCTAAACAACACAACTTGTTGCCCCTCATCACCACTATTGTGCACAGCCACAGACAACAGTGTCTTGAGACTCTTTACATCTTCTACAGCACCTGCACAAACAGAAGTAACTAACACCACCACTACTACTGCACTGGTACTGTGGCCTACCTCTAGACTCCATTTGGGCaatattgctctgttccgatttctaaatcccatgccttcaggactaccgataccgcaacgcgatggcaggatcccaaaagcaaggaatctagaaatcaaacagaggctatactgtcaagttttcccaaaggtaaggatcgctcaagacgctcgacttgctgatcatacaacaggtcaacagggtcacagctagtccctaaggcagggcctagcacaggctctacatcaccctgaggcatgatcccaactgtacaaagctctaatcagtactaacctagatacaaagataatgggccacctgccatgcacacaagctcaaagctatttaataattaacacacagtaacttacccactggaataggtagcactcaatggaggtctcctcctgttcaagtggcaggatgatggagtggttggttggtccattgtatggtgggactccctccgttgcacatgaagagagagagatcgagagggatagaatagtagccatgcagccatacacgtacacagctacaagcatatttAAAGCGCAGCACTCGAACTCATAGTAAGTGGGCAGGGCTATTCTTTGGGGAGATTGCTTATTTTTTACAcgctagcataattattctgtgtaCTGTACCGCAACATTATTATGCTAATAATTTGTGGGCGGGGCTGCAATACATAAGGCCTGTGGTCCATTGCATTAGGCAGTAGTATAGTAAAATACAGTTTGCAAGCTACAGATTTAATATGTCTTGGTCAATAGCAAGGAAGAAGCTGCAAGAGAGTCCGTTGCTGGGTTACCGGGAGCGTGGTGACAGCTTACCAGGCAAGGCTGGAGGGGGCAGTTTAGAAGGTGCTGATGCAGAGCTCTGTATTTCACTGCTCGAGAGAGGTCTCAACTTCACTGGTCTCAAGCATCGCATCCGCACTGCCAACCAAGAATGGGTCGAGCAGTTTCTGGTAGCAGGAGGTATGTCTGGCATCTTCACTGCACTGGAGAGTCTCGGGCAGAAGGGTTTCTCTAGTCTAACTGATGCATTGAGGCAACTGGAGTGTGTTGGATGTGTGAAAGCTATCATGAACAATCGGTTTGGGTTGGAGTTTATCATTGCATCTCCAGGAGAAGGATTTGTCAACAAACTTGCTCAAGGTGAGGGCCGGCTAggggatggtgtgtgtgtgcacagtgATAATGAATGTATTGTGTTATTGAATggctttatataattatagagctggACACTAATAATGGTCTAGTTAAGACCCAAGTGTTGGAGCTGCTGAGTGCTCTGTGTTTGTACTCTGCACCCGGCTATCAGCTGGCAATGGACGCTCTCGATGATTACAAGGTAGTTTTATTAATAGTGTCGCTttattgagtgtgtgtgtgtgtgtgtgtgtgcagcgtATCAAAGGTCATGGCTATCGCTTCAGTCTCTTGGTACAAGAGCTTCGTTGTAGTGAGACTGAAGAGtattgtgcgtgtgtgcttgCCTTCATTAATTGCATCCTGAGTGGAGCTAAGGACCTCACAAGCAGAGTCAAGCTAAGAAACGAACTTATAGGTACGTGCATGCAGTACGTGTTCATTGGATAGTTTGTTTTGTCTTATTGTGTGATGTGATTACTCCCTCATGTGCGTGTGCAGCATTGCAGCTCTTGGAGGTCCTATCACCATGGCGACATACAGAGGACGAGGGATTGGGTACACAGTTAGAAGTGTTTCATGAGTCACGTTCTGATGATGATGATCAGATGACCATGCCTGGAAGTGTGGACATCAGCTCACACGAGGATCTCTTTAATGCTCTCTATGCCAAGGTCTGGACACTcccacacattataattatgtttacttgTTCCCCTAATCATGCATATTGCAGGTATGCAATACTCCCAGTGCTTTGCCCTTCTTGCACATTCTGCAAAGCCTCATGTTATTGGACAGAGACACACAACATGCTACTCTAGTCTGGGAAGCTATGGAATCCTTCACACAACGTGTTGTCCTAATGGAGACTCCAGACATATCAGCTGAAAAAGCACAAGAAGTGAGCATTGCTAGTTTAAGAAAGGCACTACAAGCAGAGAGCGACAGAGACACCACCACTGACACTACTACTACCAGTGGTGAGCTCTATGCACgagtgtgtatggtgtgtatCTTTAGCTCTTCCAGGAGGagcaccaccccctccaccccctccaccaggACTAGGAGGagcaccaccccctccaccacctcctccaccaGGACTAGGAGGAGCACTgccccctccaccccctccaccaggACTAGGAGGAGcaccgccccctccaccacctcctccaccaGGACTAGGAGGAGcaccgccccctccaccacctccaccaggACTAGGAGGAGCtccgccccctccacccccaccaccAGGACTAGGAGGAGcaccgccccctccaccacctccaccaggACTAGGAGGAgcaccaccccctcctcccccACCACCAGGACTAGGAGGAGCACTGCCCCCTCCACCAGGTGAATATATTCATTCATATTTCTCTCATCTGATATTcttccatgcatgtacaggggCACCTCCCTTTAGTGTGGCTAGTCTGGCTACTACACTTTTTGAGCAGGCAAGACATCATAAACCAAAGAAAGTTATGCGTAAACTAAACTGGGTGAAGGTTGCCAAGACGACAGCATCTGGTCCAACAACTCTGTGGCATCAGACAGTGTCAGGGACGACGGGGTTAAAGGTCAACATTGACCCGGAGGGTGTTGAGAGTTTGTTTGCTCAAGCCGTTATTAAAAAGAAGACCAAAACTGAGGAGGCAGGAGAAAAAGAGAAGAAGAAATCAGCAGTTGTACGTTTAGTAGCTAtaaaagttataattatactgtgacactgttgtgtgtgtgtgtgtgtgtgtgtgtgtgtgtgtgtgtgtgtgcgcgtagGTGTCCCTATTGGACCAAAAGGCCAGTCTCAATGTCAACATCTTCCTCAAGCAATTCAAGAGGTGTGTGCTACTATAGACATGCTGTGTGTACTAGCTGCTCCCCTGCTATATAGACATGCTGTGTGTACTAGCTGCTCCCCTACTATATAGACATGCTGTGTGTACTAGCTGCTCCCCTACTATATAGACATGCTGTGTGTACTAGCTGCTCCCCTGCTATATAGACATGCTGTGTGTACTAGCTGCTCCCCTGCTATATAgacatgctgtgtgtgtactagctgCTCCCCTTGCAGTGATAATGTGTCCATTGTGAACATGATTGCTGATGGTGACTTGAACAGGATAAGCCTGGATCAACTCAAAGCTCTGGAGAAAATGCTACCAGACACTGGGCaggtgtgcgtgggtgggtgggtgctGTTGACTATGTCAGTTAGCTTGCTAGCTGTTAATAGGACAGCAGTGGTGTTAGTAGTAGCTGGTCATTCCTTGTGTGCAGGTGGAGACAATCAAAGGCTATTCTGGTGACCCAGCATTATTAGGGCTGGCAGAAGACTTCTTCAGGAAACTCCTCAAAGTCAAAATGTGAGCtcaataataacaataacaatatTGCCAAGGTTTCCCAGGAAAAGGTTCCCTCTTATAATAGCTAGTGTcttctgtttgtgtgtgcattacATTCCTGGCCCTCTGCTGCTAATGCAAGGCACAGCAGGACACTGATACTAATTGCTGTGGCTTCACAATAATATAATTGTGTAGGTACCCTTTGAGAATAGAAGCCATGCAGTTGCGTTTAGAATTTCGTGAAAAGCTGGAGGATTTGCGACCTGCAATTGCAACACTAGACAAGGCCATCTCAGAGCTGCTCTCTTGCTCCACTCTCTCTGACCTCTTCTATATTGTACTAGTGACTGGGAACATCATTAATGGAGTAAGTGTTGTCCTGTACACTGTCTACCAACTAttcaaactgtgtgtgtgtgtgcagggtggTAGAGCTGGGGATGCTTATGGCTTTACTGTGTCATCTCTTTCAAGACTTAAAGACACCAAATCCAACACACCCAGGCTCTCTCTGCTGCACTACATTGCTCAGGTGAGGATGATAGCGACAGACATGTGTGGTTGTTAGAACCTCCCCCATTGGGTTTTGTGGGCTCAGGCTGTCAACATCAGTTGATTGGGTGTGACAGATACGTGGGACTATATTCATGGAAAGTGGAATCTGATATTCCTCTTATTGTGCATTGTTGGCATGAATTCACCATTATTAGTAACTATAACAGGATACATTGTCTATATTGTCTGGTGTCAATGGAAGTTATTTGTTTTTCTAATGAGAACTCTTCATAACTCTAAAGTGCTTCCTAGGAAGTACTGCATGTTATGCTTTAGCTCTAATCAACACACATACCTTTAGCTCTAATCAACACACATACCTTTCCCTTCATAAATCCATTAACAATAATTGCTCATACACACTGTAGCTGTGCGAAGACCAAGCTCCAGAGCTGCTCACATTACAAGAGCAACTACCCAACCTGGAGAAGGCCAGCaggtaaacacacacactgccatTGGTGGTGGACTCATGCTATGACTATGAATAGGGTATCTCCTGATTATTTGACTGGACAAGTGAATGAGATTAAAACAAAGGTCAAGAAAATCAAAGACAAAACTAAGAAAGCTCCAGACGACCTTAAAGCTCAGCTCAAAGCATTCCTAGCCGTGAGTGCAGAGGCTATACTCTCCAATTACCCATCATGCTCTTATAATATTACAGGAATCTGAAGCCATACTCTCGGAGCTACAGGGCAGTCTGGATAGTGTGAGTGGGCGTATGAAAGAGACTGCTGCTTATTTCTGTCAAGACTCAAAATTCAAACTTGAGGAAATGCTCAAAGAATTACTAGGGTTTACACGAGAGGTGGCAAATGCTCTCAAGGTATCAttacacaccccaccccccacacacacacataccccaccccccacacacacacaggaaaaCCATCAGCGTGTCATACTGGAGGAAAAAAGACGAAAGAGAGAAGAGCAAAAGAAAGCAGCCCACGAGGCCCGACAAAGGAAGCTAGGGGTCGAAGGCCGTGACCCCAGCCCACCCCCTGATGAACCCGAGTGTATCATAGATAACCTGCTCAAGGAGATACGCGCTGGAACTAGTCTGAAGCAGACCAATCGAGTGACAGTACGTAAGAGGAAGACCTCTTCCCATCTCAAGCAAGAGGACCTGGCTAAACTGACAGTGATAGTAGGACAAGCTGCCACACACCCACGCTCATTAACATCCACAGAGGCTACAAAGATTGAAATAAATGTTGAAGCACCTGTCCCCACAGGAGATGATGATGTTTTCGTTGCTCCATCCAATCAGAATGCCCCTCAACTCCAGGCGTCCAATCAAAATGAAAAACACTTAAGCAAAGATACTGTTGCATCAGAGTCGTCCAATCAAAATGGAGAGTCTGTggcgtccaatcagaatggAGAGTCTGTGGCATCCAATCAGAATGGAGGGGCTGTggcgtccaatcagaatggAGGGGCTGTggcgtccaatcagaatggAGAGTCTGTggcgtccaatcagaatgtAGAGACTGTggcgtccaatcagaatgtAGAGACTGTggcgtccaatcagaatggAGAGTCTGTggcgtccaatcagaatgtAGAGACTATGGCGTCCAATCTGAATGTAGAGACTGTGGCGTCTAATCAGAATGGAGAGTCTGTGGCGTCCAACCAGAATGGAGAGTCTGTggcgtccaatcagaatggAGGGGCTGTggcgtccaatcagaatggAGGGACTGTGGTCAATGGCGACTCTAAagaccaggtgtgtgtgtgtgttaccaggagtgtatgaagaggagtatgcgactcccacgcacattccattctacatccCGGACTGAATccgtcactaacacttgtagttgtgtaaactgttagccatgaataaaattaaatgtgggctgAAGGTACAAACCACAGCAGACCATGTGTCATTTTTAACTAACCCTAGCACCCACTTAAGATGAGGTCTGATAGTGACGGTGGTATGACTACTCATACCGGAacctggtttacactacaactcCTCTTCGTACACTCCTGGTGTTACTTATGTACTGTGTGCTCAATCATCCTTCCCTACTGTACTGCAGGTTGTTGAGAGAGTGACTGGGAAGCTGCTCAAGCGTGATATGTGTGCTGGACTGGCTGCACTCACTGCCGTAGCCCTCTCTCTAGTACCAGAGGGTTGTCATGCTGTCAGTATCCATAGCAACCACCCCACCAAGAACGACCAGGACAGTACAACTCTCTAACACTGTAACACAGTAGAACATGAAAGCTAACATAGCTTTATTGATATTTAATTTGTTCTTTCAAATTTTTAATTCgtttgatgataattattgacctCGACATCCATACCAGTAAATGATTAATAATTAGAAATAGtttgattgtatataattagttGGTAGATTCTTGTCCAGTGAAGAGTGGGTACTTCCCCTCCACTTGTTCCCATGTCATGTCACCATCCACTAGCCCACGCACCACCGAACACAAGTCACCCATCTGTGCAGTAGTGTATAAACACAAGAGtcagcaaacacacacaggctataggtgctcACACAGGTGCTCACATAGGCtctaggtacacacacaggctataggtgcacacacaggctataggtacacacacaggctataggtgctcacacaggctataggtgctcacacaggctataggtgctcACACAGGTGCttacacaggctataggtgctcacacaggctataggtgctcacacaggtgctcacacaggctataggtgctcacacaggctataggtgctcACACAGGTGCttacacaggctataggtgctcacacaggctataggtgctcacacaggtgctcacacaggctataggtgctcacacaggtgctcacacaggctataggtgctcacacaggctataggtgctcacacaggtgctcacacaggctataggtgctcacacaggctataggtacacacacaggctataggtgctcacacaggctataggtgcacacacaggctataggtgctcacacaggtgctcacacaggctataggtgctcacacaggctataggtacacacaggctataggtgctcacacaggctataggtgctcacacaggctataggtacacacaggctataggtacacacacaggctataggtgctcacacaggctataggtacacacacaggctatagatactcacacaggctataggtacacacacaggctataggtacacacgcaggctataggtgctcacacaggctataggtacacacacaggctataggtgctcacacaggctataggtacacacacaggctataggtacacacacaggctataggtgctcacacaggctataggtacacacacaggctataggtgctcacacaggctataggtacacacacaggctataggtgctcacacaggctataggtacacacacaggctataggtactcacACAGGcttaggtacacacacaggctataggtgctcacacaggctataggtacacacacaggctataggtactcacacaggctataggtgctcacacaggctataggtacacacacaggctataggtgctcacacaggctataggtgctcacacaggctataggtactcacacaggctataggtacacacaggctataggtacacacaggctataggtgctcacacaggctataggtactcacacaggctataggtacacacaggctataggtactcacacaggctataggtacacacacaggctataggtacacacacaggctataagtactcacacaggctataggtacacacacaggctataggtacacacacaggctataggtacacacacaggctataggtacacacaggctataggtgctcacacaggctataggtacacacaggctataggtgctcacacaggctataggtacacgcAGGCTATAGGtgcacacacaggctataggtacacacaggctataggtactcacacaggctataggtacacacaggctataggtacacacacaggctataggtacacacaggctataggtacacacaggctataggtgcacacaggctataggtactcacacaggctataggtacacacaggctataggtacacacacaggctataggtacacacaggctataggtacacacaggctataggtacacacaggctataggtgcacacaggctataggtactcacacaggctataggtacacacaggctataggtactcacacaggctataggtacacacacaggctataggtacacacacaggctataagtactcacacaggctataggtacacacacaggctataggtacacacacaggctataggtacacacacaggctataggtacacacaggctataggtgctcacacaggctataggtacacacaggctataggtgctcacgcaggctataggtacacgcAGGCTATAGGtgcacacacaggctataggtacacacaggctataggtactcacacaggctataggtacacacaggctataggtacacacacaggctataggtacacacaggctataggtacacacaggctataggtgcacacaggctataggtactcacacaggctataggtacacacaggctataggtacacacacaggctataggtacacacaggctataggtacacacaggctataggtacacacaggctataggtgcacacaggctataggtactcacacaggctataggtacacacaggctataggtacacacacaggctataggtacacacacaggctataggtacacacacaggctataggtactcacacaggctataggtacacacacaggctataggtgctcacacaggctataggtgctcacacaggctataggtacacacacaggctataggtgctcacacaggctataggtacacacaggctataggtacacacacaggctataggtgctcacacaggctataggtacacacacaggctataggtgctcacacaggctataggtacacacacaggctataggtactcacACAGGcttaggtacacacacaggctataggtgctcacacaggctataggtacacacacaggctataggtactcacacaggctataggtgctcacacaggctataggtacacacacaggctataggtgctcacacaggctataggtgctcacacaggctataggtactcacacaggctataggtacacacaggctataggtacacacaggctataggtgctcacacaggctataggtactcacacaggctataggtacacacaggctataggtactcacacaggctataggtacacacacaggctataggtacacacacaggctataagtactcacacaggctataggtacacacacaggctataggtacacacacaggctataggtacacacacaggctataggtacacacaggctataggtgctcacacaggctataggtacacacaggctataggtgctcacacaggctataggtacacgcAGGCTATAGGtgcacacacaggctataggtacacacaggctataggtactcacacaggctataggtacacacaggctataggtacacacacaggctataggtacacacaggctataggtacacacaggctataggtgcacacaggctataggtactcacacaggctataggtacacacaggctataggtacacacacaggctataggtacacacaggctataggtacacacag
The Halichondria panicea chromosome 14, odHalPani1.1, whole genome shotgun sequence DNA segment above includes these coding regions:
- the LOC135347223 gene encoding inhibitor of growth protein 4-like isoform X1, coding for MAAWLLFYPSRSLSLHVQRRESHHTMDQPTTPSSCHLNRRRPPLSATYSSGFLAFGILPSRCGIGSPEGMGFRNRNRAILPKWSLEVGHSTSAVVVVVLVTSVCAGAVEDVKSLKTLLSVAVHNSGDEGQQVVLFRRLQSKLLLIRDLGNRKLQVSSRLLETVDDYEQQLLQKQKAVDSSSTIDEFYHAQKVLTSGKKLSGIISSAKRSSGTKRVRPVDLCNDEDTPNNARSAKKKIKTIRKKTSTVPAPTPGGLVASVDESSPPVPAVPMPDLSSQPLDPNEPTYCLCQQVSFGEMIGCDNDDCSIEWFHFQCVNLTSKPKGKWFCPQCAQGRRGSKPVNRQS
- the LOC135347223 gene encoding inhibitor of growth protein 4-like isoform X2, with protein sequence MESRGAVEDVKSLKTLLSVAVHNSGDEGQQVVLFRRLQSKLLLIRDLGNRKLQVSSRLLETVDDYEQQLLQKQKAVDSSSTIDEFYHAQKVLTSGKKLSGIISSAKRSSGTKRVRPVDLCNDEDTPNNARSAKKKIKTIRKKTSTVPAPTPGGLVASVDESSPPVPAVPMPDLSSQPLDPNEPTYCLCQQVSFGEMIGCDNDDCSIEWFHFQCVNLTSKPKGKWFCPQCAQGRRGSKPVNRQS